The Bacteroidota bacterium genomic interval ATCGGGATCGGCAGCATCACCATCAAACATTTTTCCACAAATGTCAACATTGGCTGCTGCGAGAGAAATGTCGTAAGAGTCGGTAGCAGAGCACATTGCAAACAAAAAGCCTCCTCCAAAAACGTATTCGCGGATTACTTTCGCAACGGCAAGTTTCAAATCGGAAACTTTTGAAAAACCTAATTTTGCAGCCATTTCTTCGTTTCGTCTCACTTCTTCCTGATACCAAGCCATATGATGAAATGAGGCGTAAAATTTTCCGTATTGTCCGGTAAAATCTTCATGGTGTAGATGCAGCCAATCGTATCCTTCAAGCCCCTGCACAATCATTTCTTCATCGTACAAAATGTCATAAGGGATTTCGGCATAAGTCAGGGTGAGTGTTACGGCATCGTCCCACGGTTGTTTGCCTTTCGGCGAATATACGGCGATTGTTGGAGCATTTTCTAATTTTACAACATCCATATTTATTTCGGCTTGCGAAATTTCGCTCAAAATTGCACTCGCCTGAACATCAGCAATAACTTTAAAACTTACACCACGAATTATACATTCAGTTTCAATATCTTTATAATATGGTATCATAAAACTACCCCCTTTATAATTTAGCAACCACTGAACTTCAATTTTGTTTTGTAAAGTCATATATGCAATTCCATATGCTTTAAGGTGGTTTTTTTGTGTGTCGTCCATTGGGATGAGGAGGTAGGCTGCGTTTGCAATGTTTGCTATTAGCACAAAAACTAATATTATGATTGTTTTGGAAATGAGTTTCATCTGTAAATATCTATTTGTTTAGTAAAATTGATTTAAGTAAGATAAAAATTACAATTGGTTTTTTTTTGCAAATTTAATTGATTGATAAAAGTTTTCTAAAAGATGTGGTAATAGTTCATTTAAATTTATTTTCTGTGATACTACCCAATTTCGAATTTCCTTATCAATTGGAAATTCCTCCATTTTTATCCATTGAATTTTGCTTGATTTTATATCTTCTTCTGTAATTTCAGGAATATCGCTACAATCAATATTTTCATCATCGTATGAAATTAGGTTTTCCGGAACTCGAATTTGGTGCTTATTAAGAAATCCAACTTCTTTTATAGGAATTTTTTCATTCCTGAAATCTATTTCCAATGGTGATACATCATTGTCATTTTCTAATAATTCAATAGCATCTTTCCAGTATAGTTTTCTTTTTTTCATATTTTTTCATTTTCATAAAAAGTTCGTTCTTTTTTCTTTGCATATCTTGCTGAAATAATGCGATATATATTGTTTCGTATCGTATAAATTACAACAATTATTGTATCTGCAAATTTCCCAATTGATACCCAACGATTTTCTCCATAATCTTTTCTCAAATCGGGTGAAGATATTCTTTTTCTGTCAAAAAAGACATCTTTTGCATAACTGAAGTCAATTCCATGTTTTTCAATATTTGATTTGTTTTTATTCTTGTCCCATTCAAATTCCATTTATACTGCTTTTATAAGCTAATATTTTTTTGAAAGACTTCAATTGAATTATTATTTTTCATGTTCTAGCTCCAAAAATCAAACTCCCAACTCTAATCATAGTGCTGCCTTCCTCAATTGCAATTCGATAGTCTCCGGACATACCCATCGATATTTCACAGAATTTTTCACTTTCGCTAAAATATTTATTCTTTATTTTCTTAAAACTGTTTGCAAGATATTTAAATTCATTGCGAATTTGATCTTCTTCCTCAGTATAAGTTGCCATTCCCATCAATCCGACTATTTCAATGTTTTGAAATTTTGAAAATTCTTCTGAATCTAAAATAGCAATTAATTTGTTGTAATCTAAACCAAATTTTGTATCCTCTTCAGCAATATGTAGCTGAAACATACACTTGATAATTCTGTTGTTTTTTTGTGCTTCTTTATTGATGGTACTCAGAAGTTTAAGGCTATCGACAGCATGAATCAGACCAACAAAGGGAGCAATATATTTCACTTTATTGGTTTGTAAATGACCAATCATATGCCATTCTATATCTTTTGGAAGTTCTTCATATTTTCTAACTAAATCTTGAATTTTATTCTCTCCAAAAATTTTCTGTCCGGCTTGATAGGCTTCCAAAATTATTTCGTTTGGTTTTGTTTTAGAAACAGCCACAAGTTTCACCGAATTCGGAATTGTTTCTGAAAAAAATCTAATATTTTGTTTTATGTTCATTTATTTCAAAATTAAAAAAAGCTACGTTCATTTTTCGTTTAAAAAAATCAATAGATACACTTTATTCCGAATAATAAATTATCATTTCTACTAAGACTTTTTTACAAACCGGGCAAAACTCTTTCACATTGTTCGATCTCATTTTGCAATCTGCTACCGGTCTGTATATTTTCTTTTTTACATAGCCAGCACCTTCAAATGCTCCTACTTTATTACGATACTTCCCATCGGTAGAAGTAGGAATGGGGGTATCGGAATCGACCATATTTTTCCATTTTTTTTCGAAATCAACTAAATTCGTAATATTTGGTTGATATGGCTCAACTGTCATATCGTACAGGTTTTCAGCTTTGTCGTAGCCATAGTCGTATTCGTCTGCCAGTGCTGCAAAAGCATGACCAAATTCGTGTACAAAAACTTTTTCTGATTGCTCGTTATCGCTCGAACAAAGATTGTAATAATTGTAGATTCCGCCACCGCCGTATTTTTCTGTATTTACAAGTATATATATTTGATCGTAAGGCACGCAGGCTGCAATATCTCTTACAGAGCGTATGTCTTTTGTGGTAAGATAACGTTCCGAATTGAAGGTATAAAAATGTGTGTTCAGGATAGTTTTTCTCCAAATATCCTTGCCAGGAATATCTGTTCCCGATTCTTCAGAAATGGCTTCAACCGTCCAATAGTTGAATCTACCTTTGTTTTCCTTAAAAGGAGAAACTGTAAAGAAAAAATTCACAAAACGCTCAGCGTCTTTTCGAAATTTTTTCATTTCCGATTTTGTGTACCCTTCCGGAATTATCACTACATCGATATTTGTGGCAGGGTTTCCAGAGTCATGAATTTTCTTAGTTTTAAAATTTAGTGGGTTTTCTTCAACAATAAAATAATTGTCGGGATTAATATAATGTGAAAAAATTGAATTGAATTTCTGATTTTTAGAACGACTCTGAATTTCGAGCCTTACAGTATTTTTTGGATATGGAAAAACTATTGATTCATAAAAACTTTTTCGCATCACTTTTGCTTCGGGTGTGTCTTGCCACTCTCGGAAGAGATTTGAATATCCACGCGAAAAAATCAGCTCATTGCTTGTCGAATCGTAAACCAAATAGCGATAATCGCCATAATCGAAAGCATCTAAAAGATTTTTTTGCGAGCCTCCCCAATATGGCTCACTTTTTATTTGTTCAAAAAATATCAAGGCATTGTGAGCATTTCCTGATTGTGAATAATCTACTCTCATGGTTTTCGGCAGAAAATAATCGTCGAACTTCACTTGAGCATTTACAAAAACAAAACTTCCGACAAACAAAAAAACTAATAAATGCCTCATAATAAATATATTATATAGTAAACAAAAAATTTGATAACAATTACAAAGTAAAGAAATTTTGTAATAGAACACTGAAAGTTAGAAATTGGAAATTAGAAAAAAAATGAATTAGAGATTTACGCAATTGAATAATTTATTTTAATGAGAACTCGTATTTTTTAACTAATAAAGCTCCAGTAATTTTCATTATTTATTACTTGAAATTCAGTTCCAGAATAATGTTCTAAAAATTCTTTCGACGGTTTTACCGTTTTTTTAGGATTGAATTTGAATTCAAAAGCAAAGAGTTTTCCGTCTTTTTCTTCAATATAATCAATCTTCTTTTTGTCATAAGTACGCCAAAAATAAGTATTTACAAATCTTCGATTATTATTGTTTGCTTTTTTACGTTCAAGAATGCAGAAATTTTCCCACAATCCACCAACATCATTTCTTAAACTAATTGGGTTATAGTTTTGTATTAGTGCATTTCTTATTCCCAAATCATAAAAATATATTTTTTGGCTTTTTCTTATTTCTTTTCTTAAATTACGACTATATGAAAATAATCTAAAAAGAACAAATGCTTTTTCAAGTATCTCGATATAACGTTTTATTGTATGTGCATTTTCTCCAAGTAAAGTAGCTAATTCATTGTATGACAATTCATGACCTATTTGAAATGCAATAGTTTTCAGCAAATTCATCAACAAATCGGAACGTTTCAGTTTTTCAAATAAAAGCACATCTTTATACAAATAATTACTGGCAATATTATTTATCTCTTCCTTTGCTTCATCTATGGGTTTGTCGAAAACTTCGGGATACAAACCCAAACGGAGTATATTTTCCAATTTCGAATGAGTTTCAATAAAATCATATTTTTGCTGAAGTTCTATCATCGAAAATGGAAACAATAAAAATTGTCTTGACCTTCCGGTTAAGGGTTCAGAAATCTTATTACTCAAATCAAAACTTGACGAACCAGTTGCAATTATTTGCAAATTTGGAAATGTATCTGTGATTATTTTTAAAATTAGTCCAATATTATTAATATATTGAGCTTCGTCTAAAACAATAAGTTGATATCCGCCTAAAAAATTCAATAACAGTTCGCTATTTGTAGTTTCTAATGCGATTTTATTTTGCAATAATTCGCAATTTATGTATTTTGATTTAGTATATTTCGAAAGAATTTGTTTCGATAATGTTGTTTTTCCAACTCTTCGCGCCCCATAAATTATCATTACCTTTCCTTTGAATAAATTATTCTCAATTTTTTCTTGAATTATTCTATCAATTTGCATATTTATCATTTTTAATATATTACAAAACTATTAAAAATATGAAACAAACTTCATAAATTCTTATAAATATATGAAGTTAAGTTCACAAATTTCAATGAATTTATGAAGTTAAATAAATATACAATCCACTTCATGACTTAATTTAGGAGAGAGCTATTATTAATTATTGGCTTATTAAAAAAAGTCAATAATTGCGATACGCTTGTGTTTAAGGCATTCGTTTGCAAAAGTAAACTTCTTAATTTTAAACGATTCACAAACCATTTTATCGATGTATTTTTATAAGCTGCTTCAAAATAATGAGTTTGCTAAGAAATACTAATTATTCGGATTTGTAAAATGGAATAAAATATTTTATCAAATAATTCGTAATTATTATTTCATTTCGATTATATATTTTTGAGCAATTATTGAATAGTTTGATTTTAGGAGAATTTGATGATAGAAATAAAAAATATAACCAAATCGTTTGGCGACTTAATGGTTCTGAAAGGAGTAAATTTTCATATAAATAAAGGCGAAATTGTGTCGATAGTTGGTGCAAGTGGAGCCGGAAAAACTACTTTATTGCAAATAATAGGAACCCTTTTAGAAGCTGATGGAGGAACTTTAAGAATCAACGATATTGAGATTAATAATCTAAAAAACAAACAGTTAGCAAGATTCCGTAATCAAAATATTGGTTTTGTTTTTCAGTTTCATAATTTGCTGCCTGAATTTACTGCCATCGAGAATGTCTGTATTCCTGCCTTCATTGCAAAAGAGTCTGAGAAACAAGCAATTGCACGAGCCGAAAAAGTTATAGGTTTTCTTAAAATGACTGAACGTAAAAACCATAAGCCGGCAGAACTTTCCGGTGGCGAACAGCAAAGAGTTGCAGTGGCAAGAGCGTTAATAAATAATCCTCAAATAATTCTTGCCGACGAACCTTCAGGAAATTTAGACACGAAAAATAAAGAAGAATTGCACAAATTATTTTTCGATTTAAGGAAAAAATTTAACCAAACTATTGTTATAGTTACTCACGATAAGGAACTTGCTGCCATGTCTGATAGGATAATTCAAATTAGCGATGGAATTGTTAAAATTTAATATGTTGAAAGTTTATAAAGTTAAATGTTGGCAGTGAGCTAAAAGTTAGCCAACAAAATAAATATTATAGAAATGAACTACACCACCAAAATACTAATTATTGTTTTGTTATTTTTTAGTTTTAAATTGTTTAGTCAGCAAAAAACTATACTCTTAACTCTGGAAGAAGTAATCGATTTGGCTGTATCTCAATCGCCAGATTCATATATTGCAAAGCATCGTTTTCTTGGAAAATACTGGCAATATCGTACTTTTAAGGCAAATTATCTGCCTTCATTGTCGCTTAATTCAACACTTTTGAATTACAATAAATCTATACGAAAAACTACTTTGGATGGGCAAGATGTTTTTTTAGACCAAAATTCTAACAATTCCTCAATGCAGCTTTCGTTGAATCAGAATATTGGCCCCACTGGCGGGAGCATTTATTTAAATTCAGACGTTTTGCGTCTCGACCAATTCAACGACAGTACAACTTCATACAGCTCATCGCCAATTAGCATAGGAATTGTTCAACCGATTTTGTCGTTCAACAGCTTGAAATGGGAAAGGAAAATAGAACCAATAAAATACGAAGAAGCTAAAAAAGAATATGTTGAGAGCATTGAGCAAATATCGATGGATGCCGTTTCACATTTTTTCGAATTGCTTTCGGCACAGCTTGACGTTCAAATATCTAAAATAAATTTCTTAAATACCGATACACTTTTCAAAATTTCTGAAGGTAGATTTAATATAGGAAAAATTGCTCAAAACGAATTGTTGCAAATGGAGCTTAGTTTTCTGAATTCAAATTCCGATGTAAACAATTCAGAATTAAACCTTAAAATTATGGAGTTCAGATTACGCTCTTTTTTGGGATTTAACGAAACAGTAAAACTGGAATTGATTGTACCTTACGAAATTCCTAAACTTGAAATAAATGTATCGCAGGCAATGGATTTGGCATTAAAAAACAATCCCGATATTTTATCCTACCATCGCCAACTTGTTGAAGCAAAAAGAGATGTCGCCCAGGCTAAAGCTGAAAATCGTTTCAATGCAAATTTGTCGTTAAATTATGGTTTAAGCCAAACCGCCACCGAAGCAAAAGATGTTTATATTGATCCACAACAAACTTCGAATTTATATTTTGGCATTGATATTCCGATTATTGATTGGGGCTTGGGCAAAGGTGAGGTAAAAATGGCAAAGTCGAATGAGGAACTTACAAAAATTGTAATCGAGCAAGCCGAAATTGATTTTCAGCAAAATGTTTTCCTTAAAGTTATGCAATTTAATATGCAAAACGAGCAAGTGAGAATTGCTGCAAAAGCCGATACAATTGCACAAAGCCGCTACGATGTTACAAAACAAAGATTTCTTATAGGAAAAGTTGACGTGCTAAACCTGAACGATGCCCTCACTGAAAAAGATGTGAAAAAACGAAGCTACATAAGCTCTTTGCGATCTTATTGGAACTATTATTTTACAATAAGGATGCTTACATTATACGATTTTGAAAAAGAAGAACCATTGATGCAAGATTTTGAAAAACTTGTTGAGTAAAATTATGTTGCTGGGTTTCGAGTTGCGGGTTGCATGTTGCAAGTTGTCAATGCCTGAAACTAAAAATCCTAAAGTTTAGGAACAAATAATCCCTTATTAGTGAAAAAATTAAAATTCCTCAATTTTCTCTAACAAATTATCCAAACCTCTGAAGGCTTTTCTGAAAAATTGGTATCTGTGTTTTTCGGCAACTCCACTAATTAGAGTAGATTTTTTTATGAGGTTGTTTAGCCAAATTTCGGTTTCGTTGCAATATGAAATATTTGAAGTTGACATTGTGTTGAACGATTGATGCCCAAGATAAACTGCTTTGGTGTTTCCGAGCGAAACCAATACACAATTGTTCGTAATTTCTATTTCGCTAAAATAAAGCGAATAATTATTTTCATCAGCAACAATTTTGTCTTCCGAGGCATATTTTTTGCTTATCTCAGCTTGTTTTTGAATATCTATTAGTTGTAATTTAAGCGATGCACAAACATTTTTTACATCTTCAATAGAATTGAACATTCCTGATTCCCAATAAAATTCAATTTGTTTTAGTGTGCTTTGAAAAGTTGAATCTGTCCAAATTTCAATTGATGGAATTGAGGTATAGGCTATAAAGATTTGTTTCCCAAGTTCCTTAAGTTTATCCGGAATATTCACTATATCGAATTTCTTGTCTTGCAGTGAGGGAACATTCATTATTGACCTCATCCAATAAAACATTTTAAAAGCTGCCATTTCGGGATATTTATAGTTATGAAAAACTGGTATATCCTGACAAGCATAAATTATTTGACTATTTTTTGCAGCTTTTATTATCGTCAAATCTTTCAGCAAAGATTTTAAATAATCCTCAAAATTATCTTCAAAATTTTTCATTACGGTATATCCAAAAGTAACCGTTCCGGTCTCGAAATTGCTGAATGAATCGAAAGAAATTTTGTATTTATTACAAAGTATTATAACATCGTTGATTGTTAATGAAGTTTCTCCTCGAATCCTTCTATATGCACTGTCCATACTTATTCCCAA includes:
- a CDS encoding asparagine synthetase B, producing MKLISKTIIILVFVLIANIANAAYLLIPMDDTQKNHLKAYGIAYMTLQNKIEVQWLLNYKGGSFMIPYYKDIETECIIRGVSFKVIADVQASAILSEISQAEINMDVVKLENAPTIAVYSPKGKQPWDDAVTLTLTYAEIPYDILYDEEMIVQGLEGYDWLHLHHEDFTGQYGKFYASFHHMAWYQEEVRRNEEMAAKLGFSKVSDLKLAVAKVIREYVFGGGFLFAMCSATDSYDISLAAANVDICGKMFDGDAADPDAQTKLNYDNCFAFKNFKLVRDPYRYEFSSIDATEKRKVSQNNDYFSLFDFSAKWDPIPTMLCQNHTSLIKGFMGQTTSFHKEYIKSNVLVMGENKSANEAKYIHGEFGKGTWTFYAGHDPEDYRHRVGDPPTELNLHPNSPGYRLILNNILFPAAKKKKLKT
- a CDS encoding BrnT family toxin produces the protein MEFEWDKNKNKSNIEKHGIDFSYAKDVFFDRKRISSPDLRKDYGENRWVSIGKFADTIIVVIYTIRNNIYRIISARYAKKKERTFYENEKI
- a CDS encoding YggS family pyridoxal phosphate-dependent enzyme is translated as MNIKQNIRFFSETIPNSVKLVAVSKTKPNEIILEAYQAGQKIFGENKIQDLVRKYEELPKDIEWHMIGHLQTNKVKYIAPFVGLIHAVDSLKLLSTINKEAQKNNRIIKCMFQLHIAEEDTKFGLDYNKLIAILDSEEFSKFQNIEIVGLMGMATYTEEEDQIRNEFKYLANSFKKIKNKYFSESEKFCEISMGMSGDYRIAIEEGSTMIRVGSLIFGART
- a CDS encoding peptidase M64, with the translated sequence MRHLLVFLFVGSFVFVNAQVKFDDYFLPKTMRVDYSQSGNAHNALIFFEQIKSEPYWGGSQKNLLDAFDYGDYRYLVYDSTSNELIFSRGYSNLFREWQDTPEAKVMRKSFYESIVFPYPKNTVRLEIQSRSKNQKFNSIFSHYINPDNYFIVEENPLNFKTKKIHDSGNPATNIDVVIIPEGYTKSEMKKFRKDAERFVNFFFTVSPFKENKGRFNYWTVEAISEESGTDIPGKDIWRKTILNTHFYTFNSERYLTTKDIRSVRDIAACVPYDQIYILVNTEKYGGGGIYNYYNLCSSDNEQSEKVFVHEFGHAFAALADEYDYGYDKAENLYDMTVEPYQPNITNLVDFEKKWKNMVDSDTPIPTSTDGKYRNKVGAFEGAGYVKKKIYRPVADCKMRSNNVKEFCPVCKKVLVEMIIYYSE
- a CDS encoding ATP-binding protein, encoding MQIDRIIQEKIENNLFKGKVMIIYGARRVGKTTLSKQILSKYTKSKYINCELLQNKIALETTNSELLLNFLGGYQLIVLDEAQYINNIGLILKIITDTFPNLQIIATGSSSFDLSNKISEPLTGRSRQFLLFPFSMIELQQKYDFIETHSKLENILRLGLYPEVFDKPIDEAKEEINNIASNYLYKDVLLFEKLKRSDLLMNLLKTIAFQIGHELSYNELATLLGENAHTIKRYIEILEKAFVLFRLFSYSRNLRKEIRKSQKIYFYDLGIRNALIQNYNPISLRNDVGGLWENFCILERKKANNNNRRFVNTYFWRTYDKKKIDYIEEKDGKLFAFEFKFNPKKTVKPSKEFLEHYSGTEFQVINNENYWSFIS
- a CDS encoding ABC transporter ATP-binding protein, with protein sequence MIEIKNITKSFGDLMVLKGVNFHINKGEIVSIVGASGAGKTTLLQIIGTLLEADGGTLRINDIEINNLKNKQLARFRNQNIGFVFQFHNLLPEFTAIENVCIPAFIAKESEKQAIARAEKVIGFLKMTERKNHKPAELSGGEQQRVAVARALINNPQIILADEPSGNLDTKNKEELHKLFFDLRKKFNQTIVIVTHDKELAAMSDRIIQISDGIVKI
- a CDS encoding TolC family protein is translated as MNYTTKILIIVLLFFSFKLFSQQKTILLTLEEVIDLAVSQSPDSYIAKHRFLGKYWQYRTFKANYLPSLSLNSTLLNYNKSIRKTTLDGQDVFLDQNSNNSSMQLSLNQNIGPTGGSIYLNSDVLRLDQFNDSTTSYSSSPISIGIVQPILSFNSLKWERKIEPIKYEEAKKEYVESIEQISMDAVSHFFELLSAQLDVQISKINFLNTDTLFKISEGRFNIGKIAQNELLQMELSFLNSNSDVNNSELNLKIMEFRLRSFLGFNETVKLELIVPYEIPKLEINVSQAMDLALKNNPDILSYHRQLVEAKRDVAQAKAENRFNANLSLNYGLSQTATEAKDVYIDPQQTSNLYFGIDIPIIDWGLGKGEVKMAKSNEELTKIVIEQAEIDFQQNVFLKVMQFNMQNEQVRIAAKADTIAQSRYDVTKQRFLIGKVDVLNLNDALTEKDVKKRSYISSLRSYWNYYFTIRMLTLYDFEKEEPLMQDFEKLVE